A region of Salinibacter sp. 10B DNA encodes the following proteins:
- a CDS encoding argininosuccinate synthase, which produces MALVLAFSGGLDTSFCVPYLQETYDTSVHTVTVDTGGMTEADRSAIAARATELGATEHHVVDGRQALYDDHLSHLIKGNVLRGGVYPLCVGPERIVQARGVAEVAKTVGASTIAHGSTGAGNDQVRFDVALQLVGDDLDVIAPIRSHGLSRKDSTAYLEERGFSVPADTTDYSINRGLWGTTIGGKETLTSEQPLPEDAYPDTVPPVEAPDDPMELTITFEDGLPVALDGESMGGVELVETLNDTGGQHGVGRDIHVGDTILGIKGRIGFEAPAAKILITAHRELEKVVLSKWQQVQKDEMGAFYGRLLHEGQYFDPVMRDVEAFLDNSQDVVSGTVTVKLYKGNLQVQGVSSPHSMFDASMATYGEENALWDGRDAEGFTTLAAVPSLLAKQARSGTQKEDSSRDLATT; this is translated from the coding sequence ATGGCCCTTGTTCTTGCCTTCAGTGGTGGCCTCGATACCTCGTTTTGCGTCCCGTACCTCCAAGAAACCTACGACACGTCCGTGCACACCGTGACGGTCGATACCGGAGGAATGACGGAGGCGGACCGATCGGCCATTGCGGCGCGAGCGACGGAGCTCGGAGCCACAGAGCATCACGTCGTGGACGGACGTCAGGCCCTCTATGACGATCACCTGAGCCATCTCATCAAAGGCAACGTGCTGCGCGGGGGCGTCTATCCCCTCTGCGTGGGACCGGAGCGCATCGTGCAGGCGCGGGGCGTAGCCGAGGTGGCGAAAACGGTCGGGGCGTCGACGATTGCGCACGGCTCTACTGGAGCGGGCAACGATCAGGTGCGGTTTGACGTGGCGTTGCAGTTGGTGGGCGACGACCTGGACGTCATCGCGCCGATTCGCAGTCACGGCCTGAGCCGCAAGGACTCTACGGCCTACTTGGAGGAGCGCGGTTTCTCGGTGCCAGCCGACACGACCGATTACTCCATCAATCGCGGTCTGTGGGGCACCACCATCGGCGGCAAGGAAACGCTCACCAGCGAGCAGCCGCTGCCGGAAGACGCCTATCCGGATACGGTACCGCCCGTGGAGGCGCCGGACGATCCGATGGAGCTCACAATTACCTTTGAAGATGGCCTACCGGTGGCGTTGGACGGCGAGTCGATGGGAGGGGTCGAGCTGGTTGAAACGCTGAACGATACAGGGGGGCAGCACGGTGTGGGACGCGACATTCACGTTGGGGATACCATTCTCGGCATCAAGGGGCGCATCGGATTCGAGGCGCCGGCGGCAAAAATTCTGATTACGGCCCACCGTGAGCTCGAAAAGGTGGTGCTCTCGAAGTGGCAGCAGGTACAGAAGGACGAAATGGGCGCCTTCTATGGACGGTTGCTGCACGAGGGTCAGTACTTCGACCCCGTAATGCGGGACGTAGAGGCATTTCTCGACAACAGCCAGGACGTTGTGTCCGGCACCGTCACGGTGAAGCTCTACAAGGGCAATCTGCAGGTGCAGGGCGTGAGCAGTCCGCACTCCATGTTTGATGCCAGTATGGCCACGTACGGGGAAGAGAATGCCCTCTGGGACGGACGAGACGCCGAGGGGTTCACCACCCTTGCCGCCGTACCGTCGCTTCTCGCAAAACAGGCCCGGTCGGGCACACAGAAGGAAGATTCGTCTCGGGATCTCGCCACGACGTAG